From one Cyanobacteria bacterium GSL.Bin1 genomic stretch:
- a CDS encoding glycosyltransferase → MKKPLISIVLPVYNRSQYLKQAIESVFNQTYNNWELIIADDASSQDTKSYIDSLNLSQDARIKIFFNKVNIGLFANLNRYIDKAQGEYIILLCSDDYFLPNCLEICVNKINEIAQPSLLLFGRYTINTEGDIINKKTIAYYEKMCDGNSKVFRPEESIPLLLRYGSYNGNITRVFFKKKLFETIGGFKETLKQVGDWEWLYRICKQEHIFISTTPIAAVRLHKEQLSVINFKNNSNSLEVIRMINLLLNDPIIQEWQEAQRWASFQLQFQLWYTLKLLLKGNWNYANQLIMEISKVMSLEKVFFSMIKYLPKRVKSYLNKNELEI, encoded by the coding sequence ATGAAAAAACCACTGATTTCAATTGTACTTCCAGTCTATAATCGTTCTCAGTATCTAAAGCAAGCAATTGAGAGTGTATTCAATCAAACTTACAATAACTGGGAATTAATAATAGCTGATGATGCTTCTAGTCAAGATACCAAAAGCTATATTGACTCATTAAATCTTTCTCAAGATGCAAGAATAAAAATTTTTTTTAATAAGGTCAATATAGGATTATTTGCGAATCTTAATAGATATATAGATAAAGCTCAAGGTGAATACATAATATTGTTGTGTAGTGATGATTACTTTTTACCAAACTGTTTGGAGATTTGTGTCAATAAAATAAATGAAATTGCTCAGCCTAGTTTATTACTGTTTGGTCGTTATACTATAAATACAGAGGGTGATATAATTAATAAAAAAACAATTGCATATTATGAGAAAATGTGTGATGGAAATAGCAAAGTCTTCAGGCCTGAGGAATCTATTCCTTTATTACTAAGGTATGGTAGTTATAATGGAAATATAACTAGAGTCTTTTTTAAGAAAAAACTGTTTGAAACCATTGGGGGATTTAAAGAAACTTTGAAACAGGTTGGGGATTGGGAGTGGTTATATCGAATTTGTAAGCAAGAACATATTTTTATTTCCACAACTCCCATTGCAGCCGTTAGACTTCATAAAGAACAACTTTCAGTAATAAATTTCAAAAATAATTCTAATTCTTTAGAAGTTATTCGTATGATTAATTTATTATTAAACGATCCTATTATTCAGGAATGGCAGGAAGCACAGAGATGGGCATCTTTTCAGCTACAATTTCAATTATGGTACACACTGAAATTACTTTTGAAAGGTAATTGGAATTATGCAAATCAATTAATCATGGAAATTAGTAAAGTGATGAGTCTAGAGAAAGTTTTTTTTAGCATGATTAAATATCTTC